Proteins from a genomic interval of Desulfurobacterium sp. TC5-1:
- a CDS encoding HlyD family secretion protein: MKLKRFVPFLILMVVFTVSCSPFQKAEKNVYVSGRIEGDEIDVGTKVPGRVARVFVHEGDDVEKGETLAVLDSKAVLAKVAQAEAALKAAEKAAQAKEEEVKVYKKRLSALIDKRKSLKKQLDFQLKIAREKKDIAVRDVSLAEEALKKAKAVYERAKADYERFKKLYEKKIIPRSEFDKAEMAFKVSMADFESAKENLAKAEKAVKIAQAGIEIVKSKYNDISSLENEIKALEATVRAKEKEYLAFLDRVNQAEAVVEEAKAHLSDTVIKAPVNGTVTVKYVNVGEVVPAGFRLFSIVNMDELYLKGFIPEKQVGLIHLKQPAYVEVDAYPNRKFPAYVSYVAQKAEFTPKEVQTKEERVKEVFGVKLKLKSNPGHVLKPGMPADGYIEIER; encoded by the coding sequence ATGAAATTGAAAAGATTTGTGCCGTTTCTGATTTTGATGGTTGTTTTTACAGTGTCATGTTCTCCTTTTCAGAAGGCAGAAAAGAATGTTTACGTTAGCGGTAGGATAGAAGGAGATGAGATAGACGTTGGAACAAAAGTACCCGGAAGGGTGGCAAGGGTTTTTGTTCATGAAGGCGATGATGTTGAGAAGGGTGAGACGCTTGCGGTTCTTGATTCTAAAGCTGTTCTTGCAAAGGTTGCCCAGGCTGAGGCTGCTCTAAAAGCTGCAGAAAAGGCAGCTCAGGCAAAAGAGGAAGAGGTAAAGGTTTACAAAAAACGTCTTAGCGCCCTTATCGATAAGAGGAAATCTCTGAAAAAACAGTTGGATTTCCAGCTTAAAATAGCCCGGGAAAAGAAAGATATTGCAGTCAGAGATGTTTCTTTAGCTGAAGAGGCGTTGAAGAAGGCTAAGGCTGTTTATGAAAGGGCTAAAGCTGATTATGAAAGGTTCAAAAAACTCTATGAGAAGAAAATAATTCCCCGTTCTGAGTTTGATAAGGCTGAGATGGCTTTTAAGGTTTCTATGGCAGACTTTGAGAGTGCAAAAGAAAACCTTGCAAAGGCTGAAAAGGCTGTAAAGATAGCTCAAGCCGGTATTGAAATTGTGAAGAGCAAGTATAACGATATCTCTTCTCTTGAAAATGAGATTAAAGCACTTGAAGCTACTGTGAGAGCGAAGGAAAAGGAATATCTTGCCTTTCTTGATAGGGTGAATCAGGCAGAAGCAGTTGTTGAGGAGGCAAAAGCCCACCTATCTGATACTGTGATAAAAGCGCCTGTTAATGGAACTGTCACTGTAAAGTACGTTAACGTTGGTGAAGTTGTTCCTGCAGGATTTCGTCTCTTTTCAATAGTCAACATGGATGAACTTTACCTTAAAGGTTTTATTCCCGAAAAACAGGTTGGACTTATACACCTGAAACAGCCAGCTTATGTTGAGGTTGATGCTTATCCGAACAGAAAGTTTCCTGCGTACGTAAGTTACGTTGCGCAGAAAGCGGAATTCACACCTAAAGAGGTCCAGACAAAAGAAGAAAGGGTAAAGGAAGTGTTTGGTGTTAAGCTTAAATTGAAGTCAAATCCAGGCCATGTTCTAAAGCCCGGTATGCCTGCTGACGGATACATAGAGATTGAACGATGA
- a CDS encoding ATP-binding cassette domain-containing protein, translating to MNVVEVKDLKKTYNKGKTLAVDGISFTVRKQDIYIFVGPDGAGKSSTLKVIAGVLEYDEGEVRLFGRDIKRESVVERLKDKIAFMPQGLGLNLYHTLSVEENIDFFADLHDIPEDIREKRKELLLKTTGLLPFKDREAGKLSGGMMQKLGICCSLIHTPEIIILDEPTTGVDPVSRRELWKLIYNFVKNEGITAVISTSYLDEAERSTVLSIMKSGKIIATATPEALFEERLTVFEAEGKEVEKAYEVAWKFYKVPRLKGNVLRFVAERDPVELEGLDVTVKQVEPSVEDVFLLKTGLKRVSLKPFFSVDFPVPEDAIVVENVVKKFGSFTAVDNVSFTVKKGEIFGLLGPNGAGKTTLIKVMTGLYNPTSGVCEIAGMKGERIKSVIGYMSQKFSLYADLTVYENLFLWGKIYNLSTDVLKKRIEESLFLVGLEKYRDTIVEDLPLGIKQRLALMCAVIHGPAVLFLDEPTSGVDPAERDAFWQIIRFLAREIGVTIIVTTHYMDEAEYCDRILLMNRGKTIAFGTPSELKKETLKKVGKLYEIRTENPFIDVDKLVSSGFNAVLYGRRIRIYSRVSISAGDLERAGVKVLHIKEAPISMEDVFVYAVRKHESEKS from the coding sequence ATGAATGTTGTTGAAGTTAAGGATTTAAAGAAGACCTACAATAAGGGAAAGACTTTAGCTGTTGATGGTATCTCTTTCACAGTTAGAAAACAGGATATTTACATATTTGTTGGTCCTGACGGTGCCGGCAAATCTTCAACGCTGAAAGTTATTGCCGGTGTTCTTGAGTATGATGAAGGTGAAGTCAGGCTGTTTGGCAGGGATATAAAAAGGGAAAGTGTTGTTGAAAGGTTAAAAGATAAAATAGCTTTTATGCCTCAAGGCTTAGGATTAAACCTTTACCACACTCTATCTGTTGAGGAAAACATAGACTTTTTTGCTGACCTTCACGATATTCCAGAAGATATCAGGGAAAAGCGAAAGGAGCTTCTCTTAAAGACGACAGGACTTTTACCATTTAAAGATAGGGAAGCTGGAAAGCTGTCAGGTGGTATGATGCAGAAACTTGGAATCTGTTGCAGCCTTATTCACACGCCGGAAATTATCATCCTTGATGAACCAACAACCGGTGTTGACCCTGTCTCAAGACGGGAACTGTGGAAACTTATCTACAACTTTGTGAAAAACGAGGGGATAACCGCCGTAATTTCCACGTCTTACCTTGATGAGGCAGAAAGGAGCACTGTTCTTTCCATAATGAAAAGCGGAAAGATTATTGCCACTGCCACGCCGGAGGCATTGTTTGAAGAGCGGTTGACCGTTTTTGAGGCTGAAGGGAAGGAAGTTGAGAAGGCTTATGAAGTTGCCTGGAAGTTTTACAAGGTTCCGCGACTTAAAGGAAACGTTTTAAGGTTCGTTGCTGAAAGAGACCCTGTGGAGTTGGAGGGGCTGGATGTTACGGTAAAGCAGGTTGAACCGAGTGTTGAAGATGTTTTCCTTTTGAAAACAGGCCTTAAAAGGGTTAGTCTTAAACCGTTTTTTTCAGTTGATTTTCCCGTTCCGGAAGATGCTATAGTTGTTGAAAATGTAGTTAAAAAGTTCGGTAGTTTTACGGCTGTTGATAACGTCTCTTTTACGGTAAAAAAGGGTGAAATATTTGGATTGTTAGGACCTAATGGAGCAGGAAAAACGACGCTTATAAAAGTCATGACGGGGCTTTACAATCCCACTTCTGGTGTCTGTGAAATAGCCGGAATGAAGGGAGAGAGGATAAAATCGGTGATAGGATATATGTCTCAGAAATTTTCCCTTTATGCCGATTTAACCGTTTATGAGAACCTCTTTTTGTGGGGGAAGATATACAATCTTTCAACGGATGTTTTGAAAAAGAGAATAGAAGAGTCTCTTTTTCTTGTAGGACTTGAAAAGTACAGGGATACGATTGTGGAAGATCTTCCTTTGGGAATAAAGCAACGTTTGGCACTCATGTGTGCGGTGATTCATGGCCCTGCAGTTCTCTTTCTTGATGAACCAACATCAGGTGTAGATCCGGCAGAGAGAGATGCTTTCTGGCAAATAATACGCTTCCTTGCCAGAGAGATAGGCGTTACGATAATAGTTACAACTCACTATATGGATGAAGCTGAGTATTGTGACAGGATTCTTCTCATGAACAGAGGAAAAACGATTGCCTTTGGCACGCCTTCGGAACTTAAAAAGGAGACGCTTAAGAAGGTAGGGAAGCTTTACGAGATAAGGACGGAAAATCCTTTCATTGACGTTGATAAGCTGGTGAGCAGTGGTTTTAACGCAGTCCTTTATGGAAGAAGGATTCGGATATATTCCAGAGTATCTATATCTGCTGGAGACTTAGAGCGTGCCGGTGTTAAAGTTTTGCATATAAAAGAGGCGCCGATTTCAATGGAAGATGTGTTTGTCTATGCTGTGAGGAAGCATGAATCTGAGAAAAGTTAA
- a CDS encoding ABC transporter permease: MNLRKVKTIVVKEFKEMIKDKIGALVIFVVPISMMLIFGYGMRLDVDKIPFVVVDYDHSQLSRELVYKLSATKEYFHFIGEVSSEKEIDRLILNNRARFGIVIPPDFEKDIKSGKNKKVFIIVDGTFPYRGEMAKSYVVAVINQMNLDRISKLTGAALPLKLKIRYWFNENLKQEYLMASGTMAVILFMSPAVMASLLIAKEKEKGSIYNIYTSSITKVEFLLGKQLYTVIVSSVNFLIIFLMTLLVFKVPFKGNLLFFVLASVLFMFVSTAFGLLLSTFLNTQVSAFVGSIILTVVPSILYSGYLTPISAMNKNGLFMAHIIPTYYYMKILKSCFFKNAGIVPLLPHVAALAGFYILFFALNVKFFSKREK; encoded by the coding sequence ATGAATCTGAGAAAAGTTAAAACAATTGTTGTTAAAGAATTTAAAGAGATGATAAAAGATAAAATAGGGGCACTTGTTATTTTTGTTGTGCCCATTTCGATGATGTTGATTTTCGGTTACGGAATGAGGCTTGATGTTGACAAGATTCCTTTTGTAGTTGTTGATTATGACCACTCTCAGTTGAGCAGAGAGCTTGTTTACAAACTTTCAGCCACGAAAGAGTACTTTCATTTTATCGGTGAAGTGAGTTCGGAGAAAGAGATAGACAGGTTAATACTTAACAACAGGGCGCGGTTCGGAATTGTTATTCCTCCGGATTTTGAGAAAGATATAAAAAGTGGCAAGAATAAGAAGGTTTTCATCATTGTTGATGGTACGTTTCCCTACAGGGGTGAAATGGCAAAAAGTTATGTCGTTGCCGTTATTAACCAGATGAACCTTGATAGAATATCAAAACTTACAGGTGCTGCCCTTCCTCTAAAACTGAAAATTCGCTACTGGTTTAATGAAAATTTGAAGCAGGAATATCTGATGGCTTCCGGGACAATGGCAGTTATTCTATTTATGTCACCTGCCGTTATGGCTTCCCTCCTTATAGCAAAGGAGAAAGAGAAGGGTTCAATCTACAACATTTATACCTCTTCAATAACGAAAGTGGAATTTCTGTTGGGAAAGCAGCTTTATACGGTGATAGTTTCCTCTGTAAACTTTTTAATAATCTTTCTCATGACACTTCTTGTTTTTAAGGTTCCTTTTAAAGGGAATCTTTTATTTTTTGTTTTAGCATCCGTTCTCTTCATGTTTGTTTCAACTGCTTTTGGCCTTTTACTTTCTACGTTTTTAAACACCCAGGTTTCTGCTTTTGTAGGTTCTATAATACTCACTGTCGTCCCTTCTATTCTGTACTCTGGTTATCTAACACCAATAAGTGCAATGAACAAGAACGGTCTTTTTATGGCTCATATTATTCCTACTTATTATTACATGAAAATTTTAAAGTCGTGTTTTTTCAAAAATGCAGGAATTGTTCCTCTTCTTCCGCACGTTGCAGCGCTTGCTGGATTTTACATTCTTTTCTTTGCGCTTAATGTTAAGTTTTTCAGTAAGAGGGAAAAATGA
- a CDS encoding ABC transporter permease, whose product MKEFFGRFSTLIYKELLQFVRSKGLVIFAIYAFTLDIYFAATGISLTLRNAKFFVQDYDMTPVSREYVYRFHKPYFNFQGYVLGDRQLEDKLLEDKAIAVIKIPDHFERDFKGGKAEIGMIINGAEIVASYLFSAYAAQITYNFILDHFPFRKGLGLIEPDSRLYFNQNASSKDFMGISELLTVVTLFLLILPSSAIIREKERGNIEMLIVSPVHNYTFMLAKVVAMSVVILLCTIASILFMVEGVLGVVVKGNLFDFAIFTLVFVFAASGLSMFIAAISENMLQVSQLSILILVPILYLSGSWTPIEAMPKVLQYLAYLSPLKYYIDGAFGILIKGLPLTAVISDLVGLLVLGSIVFFAGSYFLSRKV is encoded by the coding sequence ATGAAAGAATTTTTTGGCAGATTTTCAACGCTTATCTATAAAGAACTTCTTCAGTTTGTTAGGAGTAAAGGGCTTGTTATCTTTGCGATTTATGCTTTTACACTTGATATCTACTTTGCTGCTACCGGTATAAGTCTTACTCTAAGGAATGCAAAATTTTTTGTTCAGGATTACGATATGACGCCTGTCTCAAGAGAGTACGTTTACAGGTTTCATAAACCTTATTTCAACTTTCAGGGATACGTGCTTGGTGACAGGCAACTTGAAGATAAACTGTTAGAAGATAAAGCAATTGCAGTTATTAAAATTCCTGACCATTTTGAGAGGGACTTTAAAGGGGGAAAGGCGGAGATAGGAATGATAATCAATGGTGCTGAGATAGTTGCAAGTTATCTTTTTTCAGCGTATGCAGCACAGATTACCTACAACTTTATACTTGACCATTTCCCATTTAGGAAAGGATTGGGCCTTATAGAGCCAGATTCAAGGCTCTACTTTAATCAGAATGCTTCAAGTAAAGACTTTATGGGAATCTCTGAGCTTTTGACAGTTGTTACGCTCTTTCTGCTTATCCTTCCATCTTCAGCAATAATAAGAGAGAAGGAGCGGGGTAACATAGAAATGCTCATAGTTTCGCCTGTTCACAACTACACTTTCATGCTTGCAAAAGTTGTTGCTATGTCAGTAGTTATTCTTTTGTGCACTATAGCTTCTATACTTTTCATGGTTGAAGGTGTACTTGGTGTCGTTGTAAAAGGAAATCTATTTGATTTTGCAATATTTACTCTCGTTTTTGTCTTTGCCGCTTCTGGACTTTCCATGTTTATAGCGGCAATTTCCGAAAATATGCTCCAGGTTTCCCAGCTATCTATATTGATTCTTGTACCTATTCTGTACCTTTCAGGTTCCTGGACGCCAATAGAGGCTATGCCAAAAGTTCTTCAATATCTTGCGTATCTATCGCCTTTAAAGTATTATATAGATGGCGCTTTTGGAATTTTGATAAAAGGTCTTCCTTTAACTGCGGTAATTTCTGATCTTGTAGGTCTTCTTGTTCTTGGTTCTATTGTCTTTTTCGCGGGGAGTTACTTTCTATCAAGGAAAGTTTAG
- the ppa gene encoding inorganic diphosphatase — protein sequence MDVKKIPPGKNVPEDIYAVIEIPQGSNIKYEVDKESGAVFVDRFLFTPMFYPANYGFVPNTLADDGDPIDVLVISRAPVVPGSVIRCRPIGVLIMEDESGQDEKILAVPVDKLDLKYKDVKEITDLPEAVLNEIKHFFEHYKDLEPGKWVKLKEYKGSEEAKALIIKAVENYKG from the coding sequence ATGGATGTGAAAAAAATCCCACCTGGCAAGAATGTTCCAGAAGATATCTATGCGGTAATTGAGATTCCCCAGGGTTCAAACATTAAGTATGAGGTTGACAAGGAAAGTGGTGCAGTTTTTGTTGACAGGTTCCTTTTCACCCCAATGTTTTATCCTGCAAATTACGGATTTGTTCCCAACACGCTTGCAGACGATGGTGATCCGATAGATGTTTTAGTTATATCAAGAGCACCAGTTGTTCCAGGAAGTGTTATAAGATGTAGGCCTATCGGCGTTTTAATAATGGAAGATGAGAGCGGTCAGGATGAAAAAATACTTGCCGTTCCTGTAGATAAGTTAGATCTTAAGTATAAAGATGTAAAAGAAATAACAGATCTTCCAGAGGCTGTTCTAAATGAAATTAAGCACTTCTTTGAACACTACAAAGATCTTGAACCTGGAAAGTGGGTAAAACTGAAAGAGTACAAAGGTTCTGAGGAGGCCAAAGCACTTATTATTAAAGCTGTTGAAAACTATAAAGGTTAA
- the phoU gene encoding phosphate signaling complex protein PhoU encodes MVNRYVEELDELKRDFIEISDMARRIISEAMEALIERDAEKARSTYEYDKLIDLKELEIEEKCVRIFALYQPEASDLRFVVSILKSIGDLERVGDLARDICEIAIYLSEYPPIKPYVDLPRMAIIVKEMLKDAILSILKGDIEMAKEVIEKDDIVDSFYARITDELIEIVESDPKTAHIALRLILVTRSLERVGDHATNIAEYAVYMKTGEIIKHQKALKWLREQEEKESDGGKK; translated from the coding sequence ATGGTGAACAGATACGTTGAAGAGCTTGATGAACTAAAAAGGGATTTTATTGAAATTTCAGATATGGCGAGAAGGATTATTTCTGAAGCCATGGAAGCTTTGATAGAAAGGGATGCAGAGAAAGCTCGTTCAACTTATGAGTACGATAAACTGATTGATCTTAAAGAGCTTGAAATTGAAGAAAAGTGTGTGAGAATTTTTGCCCTTTATCAGCCTGAAGCTTCTGACTTAAGGTTTGTTGTTTCAATATTGAAAAGTATTGGTGATCTTGAAAGGGTAGGTGATCTTGCAAGAGACATATGTGAGATAGCAATTTATCTTTCCGAGTATCCACCTATAAAGCCGTACGTTGACCTTCCAAGAATGGCAATAATAGTTAAGGAGATGCTTAAAGATGCCATCCTGTCTATTTTGAAAGGCGATATAGAGATGGCTAAAGAGGTTATTGAAAAGGATGATATAGTTGATAGTTTTTATGCAAGGATTACAGACGAACTTATAGAAATTGTTGAGAGCGATCCGAAGACTGCTCATATAGCGCTAAGGCTTATTCTTGTTACCCGTTCTTTAGAAAGGGTTGGTGACCATGCTACAAACATTGCTGAGTATGCTGTTTACATGAAGACGGGAGAAATAATCAAACATCAGAAGGCTTTAAAATGGCTTAGAGAACAAGAGGAGAAAGAAAGTGACGGAGGGAAAAAGTAA
- a CDS encoding prohibitin family protein, which translates to MTEGKSKKLPARPIIVMILFFGFIVFLLNCFITIDAGEVGVRLRLGKIDKEELYPGFHLVIPGVDRVVIFSTRVEKIDMTQRTRNPISALSIEGLPAVLDVTVLYRIVPSKADEIYKNFGEDYADKLIVPIARESVRNIVAQYKIEDLYSSKRGELQKRIFDEIKNRLKSDNIQVVDVLLRNVKLPAKVVEKIEEKLRAKEEAEKMKFVIEKERLEAERKITEAKGIAESNRIIANSLSKAYLQWYYLQTIKSLANGPNNTFIITPYDKNLVPLLNLNKK; encoded by the coding sequence GTGACGGAGGGAAAAAGTAAGAAACTGCCAGCCCGCCCCATAATCGTTATGATTCTTTTTTTCGGCTTTATAGTTTTTCTGCTTAACTGTTTTATAACAATTGATGCAGGAGAGGTAGGTGTAAGGCTAAGGTTAGGAAAGATTGATAAAGAGGAACTTTATCCAGGTTTCCATCTTGTTATTCCTGGTGTAGATAGAGTTGTTATCTTTTCAACGAGAGTTGAAAAGATTGATATGACTCAGCGAACAAGAAATCCAATATCTGCTCTTAGTATAGAGGGACTTCCTGCGGTTCTTGATGTTACAGTATTGTACAGGATTGTTCCTTCAAAAGCTGACGAAATATACAAAAATTTCGGCGAGGATTACGCTGATAAGCTCATTGTTCCGATAGCGAGAGAATCTGTGAGAAATATTGTCGCACAGTATAAAATAGAAGATTTGTATTCATCTAAAAGGGGTGAACTTCAGAAGAGAATTTTTGATGAGATAAAAAATCGTTTAAAAAGCGATAACATTCAGGTTGTCGATGTTCTGCTGAGAAACGTGAAGCTCCCGGCTAAAGTTGTAGAGAAGATAGAAGAAAAGCTCAGGGCGAAAGAGGAAGCTGAAAAGATGAAGTTTGTAATAGAGAAGGAAAGATTAGAAGCGGAAAGAAAAATAACGGAGGCAAAGGGTATAGCTGAGTCCAACAGGATCATAGCTAATTCTCTGTCGAAAGCTTACCTTCAGTGGTATTATTTACAGACGATTAAAAGCCTTGCAAACGGTCCCAATAATACATTTATAATAACGCCGTACGATAAAAACCTTGTTCCTCTTTTGAACCTTAACAAAAAATGA
- a CDS encoding metal ABC transporter permease has product MENPLEFFRYGVFIKALIGSVLSGFLCSLVGVYVFLRNMSFIGAGLAHIAFAGIAFGLLIGNFPLLWGFIFAFMASSAIWFLNYKGRLTFDATIGVLFATSMGLAVLFLGISGKYRSEALSYLFGSPLMVESSDVWILALTAIVITVLTVLFYKELYLTVFSEEIAKASGVPVEVITFAATSFITIAVVGAMKAVGALLVFSLLVMPPAAAYEIVNSFKEMIVLSVVFGLFSAFSGMFFSLMFNVPSGSTITLVSFAIFLLSYIKRRRF; this is encoded by the coding sequence GTGGAGAATCCGTTAGAGTTTTTTAGATACGGGGTTTTCATTAAAGCTCTGATAGGTTCCGTTCTTTCCGGTTTTCTCTGTTCTCTTGTCGGGGTTTATGTTTTTTTGCGAAATATGTCTTTCATAGGTGCAGGTCTTGCCCATATAGCATTTGCCGGAATAGCTTTTGGCCTTCTTATCGGTAATTTTCCTCTACTGTGGGGATTTATATTCGCATTTATGGCTTCTTCTGCAATTTGGTTTTTAAACTATAAAGGGCGATTGACATTTGATGCTACAATAGGGGTTCTCTTTGCAACAAGCATGGGACTTGCCGTTCTCTTTTTAGGCATTTCTGGAAAATATAGGTCTGAAGCCCTTTCATACCTATTTGGAAGTCCGCTGATGGTGGAAAGTTCCGATGTCTGGATACTTGCTTTGACGGCAATTGTTATAACTGTTTTAACGGTTCTATTTTATAAAGAACTCTATTTGACGGTGTTTAGTGAAGAAATAGCTAAAGCTTCCGGTGTTCCTGTTGAAGTTATTACTTTTGCTGCTACCAGTTTTATAACTATTGCTGTTGTTGGAGCCATGAAGGCAGTCGGTGCCCTTTTAGTTTTTTCCCTTCTCGTGATGCCTCCTGCGGCTGCTTATGAAATAGTTAACAGTTTTAAAGAAATGATAGTTCTTTCAGTTGTTTTTGGTTTATTTTCGGCGTTTTCAGGGATGTTTTTTTCTCTTATGTTTAATGTTCCTTCCGGTTCTACAATTACTCTTGTCTCTTTCGCGATATTTCTGTTATCATATATAAAAAGAAGGAGGTTCTAA
- the hemB gene encoding porphobilinogen synthase: MITGKFPQLRLRRLRKNENIRRMVRETHLSVDDLIYPLFIVEGEGIKEEIKSMPGQFRYSIDKVVEEVKEVKELGIPAIILFGIPEHKDEFGSDSFSDNGIIQRSIRAIKEAVPDMYVITDVCFCEYTSHGHCGYLKCNGNVCDVDNDKTLELLKKQVVSHAKAGADMVAPSGMMDGMIKAIREGLDEAGFTDIPIMSYAAKYASAYYGPFRDAAESAPSFGDRRSYQMDPANINEALREVALDIEEGADIVMVKPALSYMDVIRAVKENFKYPTAAYNVSGEYSMIKAAAANGWIDEKRVVLETLLSMKRAGADIILTYFAKDVAKWI, from the coding sequence ATGATAACGGGAAAATTTCCTCAGCTGAGGTTAAGAAGGCTAAGAAAGAATGAAAATATCAGAAGAATGGTAAGAGAAACTCATTTAAGCGTTGACGACCTTATCTATCCCCTATTTATCGTTGAAGGTGAAGGCATAAAGGAAGAAATCAAGTCAATGCCTGGACAGTTTAGATACTCAATTGATAAAGTTGTGGAAGAGGTAAAAGAGGTAAAAGAATTAGGTATTCCAGCGATTATTCTGTTTGGCATCCCCGAACATAAAGATGAATTTGGTTCCGATAGCTTTTCAGACAACGGAATAATTCAACGTTCCATAAGAGCTATTAAAGAAGCTGTTCCCGATATGTACGTAATTACCGACGTCTGTTTCTGTGAGTACACATCTCACGGTCACTGTGGATACCTTAAGTGCAATGGAAATGTCTGTGACGTTGACAACGATAAAACCCTTGAGCTTCTCAAAAAGCAGGTGGTATCCCACGCCAAGGCCGGTGCTGACATGGTAGCTCCATCAGGCATGATGGATGGAATGATAAAAGCAATAAGAGAAGGACTTGACGAAGCTGGATTCACAGACATACCGATAATGTCGTACGCGGCAAAGTACGCTTCTGCATACTACGGACCTTTCAGAGATGCTGCCGAATCTGCTCCATCCTTCGGGGATAGAAGAAGTTACCAGATGGATCCTGCCAACATAAATGAAGCTTTAAGGGAAGTAGCCCTCGACATTGAAGAAGGTGCTGACATTGTTATGGTTAAACCAGCACTATCATACATGGACGTTATCAGAGCTGTGAAGGAGAATTTTAAGTATCCAACTGCAGCGTACAACGTTAGCGGCGAATATTCAATGATAAAAGCGGCTGCCGCAAACGGCTGGATAGATGAAAAAAGGGTTGTTCTTGAAACACTTTTATCAATGAAAAGAGCAGGTGCCGATATTATCCTTACCTACTTCGCAAAAGACGTTGCAAAGTGGATTTAA
- a CDS encoding uroporphyrinogen-III synthase, with the protein MRVFFPSKLSSEQIDKLNDEGIVAIAIPLIKTVPLPFSVEEIENFQPDFVVFSSKNGVKHFLSKIPIDYLKTARVIAVGKSTAKLLKSEGIEPLVPQTFSGEGLVELVKTMEIKGKKFLLIKPKVARKVFSEFLKQTGNEVKEIIAYETIVNEEVKEDLIREIEKGIDIFTFTSPSTFKSFLKLSEDKGEKALSKSKIIPIGHVTANAIEKANFKVWKIPEEYTLNGIINTIIEYGGKK; encoded by the coding sequence ATGAGGGTTTTCTTTCCCTCAAAACTTTCGTCTGAACAAATTGACAAACTTAATGATGAAGGGATAGTTGCGATAGCTATCCCTCTTATCAAAACCGTCCCACTTCCATTTTCGGTTGAAGAAATAGAAAATTTCCAGCCTGACTTTGTAGTTTTTTCAAGCAAAAACGGTGTTAAACATTTTCTTTCAAAAATTCCAATAGATTACCTGAAAACTGCTCGTGTAATAGCAGTTGGAAAATCGACCGCAAAACTTCTTAAAAGTGAAGGAATAGAACCATTAGTCCCTCAAACCTTTAGTGGTGAAGGACTTGTAGAACTGGTAAAGACAATGGAGATAAAAGGGAAGAAATTTTTACTGATAAAACCAAAAGTGGCCAGAAAGGTTTTCTCTGAATTTTTGAAACAGACAGGAAATGAAGTTAAAGAAATTATCGCATACGAAACCATAGTGAACGAAGAAGTTAAGGAAGATCTCATTAGAGAGATTGAAAAAGGAATTGATATATTCACATTTACCAGCCCCTCAACATTTAAAAGTTTTCTAAAACTTTCAGAAGATAAAGGAGAAAAAGCCCTTTCAAAATCTAAAATCATTCCCATAGGACATGTAACAGCTAATGCCATAGAAAAGGCTAACTTTAAAGTCTGGAAAATACCGGAAGAATACACATTAAACGGTATAATCAACACGATAATAGAATATGGAGGGAAAAAATGA